The following proteins come from a genomic window of Deinococcus aerophilus:
- a CDS encoding amino acid ABC transporter ATP-binding protein, with the protein MTEAAPIIQAENVQKHFGSFQALKGVNLSVRAGEVVVIIGPSGSGKSTFIRTLNALDPHDGGQITVDGIPLNGKGNLDAIRREVGMVFQSFNLFPHLTVLENITLAPTRVRKVSKAEAEQRGLELLRRVDIEEQAHKYPAQLSGGQQQRVAIARALAMDPKVMLFDEPTSALDPEMIKEVLDVMKDLARGGMTMLVVTHEMGFAREVADRLLFFDQGNVVEDTTPDEFYNNPQHERAKQFLGKILGH; encoded by the coding sequence ATGACCGAAGCTGCGCCGATCATCCAGGCCGAGAACGTCCAGAAACATTTCGGCAGCTTTCAGGCCCTCAAGGGCGTCAACCTCAGCGTGCGGGCGGGCGAGGTGGTCGTGATCATCGGTCCCTCGGGCAGCGGCAAGAGCACCTTTATCCGCACCCTCAATGCGCTCGACCCGCACGATGGCGGCCAGATCACGGTGGACGGCATTCCGCTGAACGGCAAGGGCAACCTCGACGCCATCCGCCGCGAGGTCGGGATGGTGTTTCAGTCGTTCAACCTGTTTCCGCACCTGACTGTGCTGGAAAACATCACGCTGGCCCCCACCCGCGTGCGCAAGGTCAGCAAGGCCGAGGCCGAGCAGCGCGGGCTGGAACTGCTGCGCCGGGTGGACATCGAGGAGCAGGCGCACAAGTACCCCGCCCAGCTCTCGGGCGGTCAGCAGCAGCGCGTTGCGATTGCCCGCGCCCTGGCGATGGACCCCAAGGTGATGCTGTTCGACGAGCCGACCAGTGCGCTGGACCCTGAGATGATCAAGGAAGTGCTGGACGTGATGAAGGACCTGGCCCGCGGCGGCATGACCATGCTGGTCGTGACCCACGAGATGGGCTTTGCCCGTGAGGTCGCCGACCGCCTGCTGTTCTTCGATCAGGGCAACGTGGTGGAAGACACCACCCCCGACGAGTTCTACAACAACCCCCAGCATGAGCGGGCCAAGCAGTTCCTGGGCAAGATTCTGGGGCACTGA
- a CDS encoding FAD-dependent oxidoreductase, which yields MRIVIVGGVAAGMSAASRAMRHNPHAEVVVFERGEYISYGACGLPYVLGGEVKDFEALIARTPQQMRGRGISVRLRHEVTGVDAGARTVTVVDHASGRSVAEPYDQLLLATGVSAIRPDWARTELSGVHVLRDIPDGQAIEASLQGASRAIIVGGGYIGLELAEALSCRGLSVAVVEKAPEVAGRMLDPEYQHRVRGELEDNGVTVHCSTTVEGLTGRDGRVTGVQTDGGFLHADMVIVAVGVRPNVDLARAAGVRIGKTGAVAVNIRQETSVAGIFSAGDNTESIHRVTRRKVHIPLGLTANRMGRVAGVNMAGGDATFPGVVGSSIFKTFGLGVARTGLTQQEAGTLGLDAVSVDVRSTDHAGYYSTAKPIYVRLTAERGTGRLLGTQLVCHNHESVKRVDVVAALLHGRGKVQDLFETDLSYAPPFSGVWDVLLVAADRLSREIHKNSE from the coding sequence ATGCGAATCGTGATCGTGGGCGGCGTGGCCGCCGGCATGAGCGCCGCCAGCCGCGCCATGCGTCACAACCCACACGCCGAGGTGGTCGTCTTCGAACGTGGTGAGTACATCAGCTACGGAGCCTGCGGGCTGCCGTATGTGCTGGGCGGGGAGGTCAAGGACTTTGAGGCGCTGATTGCCCGCACACCGCAACAGATGCGTGGGCGCGGCATCAGCGTGCGGCTGCGCCACGAGGTCACCGGCGTGGACGCGGGGGCACGCACCGTCACGGTGGTGGACCATGCCTCCGGGCGCAGCGTGGCCGAGCCGTATGACCAGTTGCTGCTCGCCACCGGGGTTTCGGCCATCCGGCCCGACTGGGCCAGAACCGAGCTGAGCGGCGTGCATGTGCTGCGCGACATTCCCGATGGACAGGCCATCGAGGCGAGCCTTCAGGGGGCCAGCAGGGCCATCATCGTCGGAGGCGGGTACATCGGCCTGGAACTGGCCGAGGCACTGAGCTGCCGGGGCCTGAGTGTGGCGGTGGTGGAAAAGGCCCCGGAAGTGGCCGGACGCATGCTGGACCCGGAATACCAGCACCGGGTGCGCGGCGAACTGGAGGACAACGGCGTCACCGTGCATTGCAGCACCACCGTAGAGGGCCTGACGGGCAGGGACGGGCGCGTGACCGGCGTGCAGACCGACGGCGGCTTTCTGCACGCCGACATGGTGATCGTGGCGGTGGGCGTGCGCCCCAACGTGGACCTGGCCCGCGCTGCGGGCGTGCGCATCGGCAAGACGGGCGCCGTGGCCGTCAACATCCGGCAGGAAACCAGTGTGGCAGGCATCTTCTCGGCGGGCGACAACACCGAATCCATCCACCGGGTCACGCGCCGCAAGGTCCACATTCCGCTGGGCCTGACCGCCAACCGCATGGGCCGCGTCGCCGGGGTGAACATGGCGGGCGGCGACGCCACGTTTCCAGGCGTGGTGGGCAGCAGCATCTTCAAGACCTTCGGGCTGGGCGTGGCCCGCACCGGCCTGACCCAGCAGGAGGCCGGGACGCTGGGCCTGGACGCCGTCAGCGTGGATGTCCGCAGCACGGACCACGCCGGGTACTACTCCACGGCCAAGCCCATCTACGTGCGCCTGACCGCCGAGCGCGGAACGGGCCGGCTGCTGGGCACGCAACTGGTCTGCCACAACCACGAGAGCGTCAAACGGGTGGACGTGGTGGCCGCCCTGCTGCACGGCCGGGGCAAGGTCCAGGACCTGTTCGAGACCGACCTGTCCTACGCGCCACCGTTCTCCGGCGTCTGGGACGTTTTGCTGGTGGCTGCCGACCGCCTGAGCCGGGAGATTCACAAGAACAGCGAGTAG
- a CDS encoding MFS transporter, translated as MRRWRSWDRNGQLGILNGWGVFVGDGFLNVTVVVAGFASKLGAPNWVIGLLPAIAGGGWMLPQLLVAARVRSLPYKLPVYRSAALVRTLTYLAMVLIAAFLANQPALCLTLFILAMLLNSLASGVAGLPFLEVISKTVSPERRPRFFGTRNLYGGLLAFGAGLIVRWILGSDLEFPLNYALIFALGTAAFTFGYWIFGRVTEPPDPPQEAQGYRAEFRAIPETLRDPHFRAFLSVRLLLAGASMSDPFFAVYALRVLDFPPAILGAFVMALTGAAPLSNIVWQRVAERKGSRRIIRYASVFYGLAPLYAALVGVLGLGKWAYLGVFMLTSVAAQGFNLGHTNHLLNIAPPTARSRYIGTLNTLVGAALFTPVLGGLIADRFGYYPVFAISLILCAAAWWKCGELRRDA; from the coding sequence ATGAGGCGATGGCGCAGCTGGGACCGCAACGGACAGCTGGGCATCCTCAACGGGTGGGGCGTGTTCGTGGGCGACGGTTTTCTGAACGTGACCGTGGTGGTGGCGGGCTTCGCTTCCAAACTGGGAGCGCCCAACTGGGTGATTGGACTGCTGCCGGCCATTGCCGGGGGCGGGTGGATGCTGCCGCAACTGCTGGTGGCCGCTCGGGTCCGCAGCCTGCCGTACAAGCTGCCCGTATACCGCTCGGCGGCCCTGGTGCGGACCCTGACCTATCTGGCGATGGTCCTGATCGCCGCCTTCCTGGCCAATCAGCCGGCGCTGTGCCTGACGCTGTTCATTCTGGCGATGCTGCTGAATTCGCTGGCCTCGGGCGTGGCGGGTCTGCCCTTTCTGGAGGTGATCAGCAAGACCGTCAGCCCCGAGCGCCGTCCGCGCTTTTTCGGTACGCGCAACCTGTACGGCGGGCTGCTGGCCTTCGGAGCGGGGTTGATCGTGCGCTGGATTCTGGGCTCAGATCTGGAGTTTCCCCTCAACTACGCGCTGATCTTCGCGCTGGGCACGGCGGCCTTCACCTTCGGCTACTGGATCTTCGGGCGCGTGACCGAGCCGCCGGACCCTCCGCAAGAAGCGCAGGGCTACCGCGCCGAGTTCCGCGCCATTCCCGAGACGCTGCGCGATCCCCACTTCCGCGCCTTTCTCAGTGTGCGGCTGCTGCTCGCCGGGGCGAGCATGAGCGACCCCTTCTTCGCGGTATACGCCCTGCGGGTGCTGGACTTTCCCCCGGCGATCCTGGGGGCCTTCGTGATGGCGCTGACCGGAGCCGCGCCCCTCTCGAACATCGTGTGGCAGCGCGTGGCCGAGCGCAAGGGTTCGCGGCGAATCATTCGCTACGCCTCGGTGTTTTATGGCCTGGCCCCGCTGTACGCCGCACTGGTGGGGGTGCTGGGGCTGGGCAAGTGGGCGTACCTGGGCGTGTTCATGCTGACCAGCGTGGCCGCGCAGGGCTTTAACCTGGGCCACACCAACCACCTGCTCAACATCGCGCCGCCCACGGCCCGCAGCCGCTACATCGGCACGCTGAATACGCTGGTGGGCGCGGCGCTGTTCACGCCCGTGCTGGGCGGCCTGATCGCCGACCGCTTTGGCTATTACCCTGTTTTCGCCATCAGCCTGATCCTGTGCGCCGCCGCATGGTGGAAGTGTGGGGAGCTGCGGCGGGACGCGTGA